CACCGTCTGGGCCGGTAAACGCTTCGATCGTGATAACTTCGATATCCACTGGATCGACTCCGACGTGGTGTTCCTCGCCGGTACGGGTGCGGGTATCTACGACATGCGCTGGAGCGATAACACCCGCAGTAATTTCTCGCTGTATGGCCGCACCTTCGGCGATATCGAAAACAGCGAAAACACCGCGCAGAACTATATCCTGACGCTCAATAACTACGTCGGGCCGGTACAGCTGATGGTGAGCGGAATGCGCGCCAAAGATAACGAAGACCGCGTGGATATCGAGGGTAACCGCGTGAAAAAAGACGCGGCGGAAGATGGCGTGCATGCGCTGCTCGGCCTGCATAACGACAGCTTCTACGGCCTGCGCGAAGGCTCCTCGAAAACCGCACTGCTGTATGGCCACGGCCTTGGCGCGGAAGTGAAATCCATCGGCTCCGATGGCGCGCTGCTGCCGCAGGCCGATACCTGGCGTCTCGCGACCTACGGCATGACGCCACTCGGCGGCGGCTGGCATATCGCACCGGCAGTGCTGGCGCAGAGCAGTAAAGATCGCTACGTCAAAGGCGACAGCTACCAGTGGGCGACCGCCAACCTGCGCCTCATTCAGGAGATTAACCAGAACTTTGAGCTGCAGTATGAGGGCAGCTACCAGTACATGGATCTGCGCCCGAAAGGTTACAACGACCGCAACGCGGTCAGCGGCAACTTCTATAAGCTGACCTTTGCGCCAACGCTGAAAGCGGGCGACGTGGGCGAATTCCTCAAGCGCCCTGAACTGCGCCTGTTCGCCACCTGGATGGACTGGGATCATCGCCTGGATAACTACGCCAGCAAGGATGCCTTTGGCAGCACCGGCTTTACCGCCGGCGGTGAATGGAACTTCGGCGTACAGATGGAAACCTGGTTCTGATAAAAACGGCCCCTGCTGCGCGGGGGCCTGCGTATTGCCGACAACATAAAAAACCACAAGACTGAGGTTGTTATGGATTTTGAACAGATTGCCCGCTCGCTTCTGCCGCTGCTCGGCGGCAAAGAGAATATCGCCAGCGCCGCCCACTGCGCCACGCGCCTGCGGCTGGTGCTGGTAGATGACGCCAAAGCCGATACCGCCGCCATCGGCAATGTCGAGGGCGTGAAAGGCTGTTTTCGCAACGCAGGCCAGCTGCAAATTATCTTCGGCACGGGTGTGGTCAATAAAGTCTATGCCGCGTTTATCGCCGCCGCCGGTATCAGCGAATCGAGCAAATCGGAAGCCGCAAGCGTGGCGGCCCGCAAGCTGAACCCGTTCCAGCGCATCGCCCGCCTGCTCTCCAACATTTTTGTGCCGATCATTCCGGCGATTGTGGCGTCCGGCCTGCTGATGGGCCTGCTCGGCATGGTGAAAACCTACGGCTGGGTCAGCCCGGATAACGCGCTCTATATCATGCTGGATATGTGCAGCTCGGCGGCGTTTATCATTCTCCCTATCCTGATTGGTTTTACCGCCGCGCGGGAATTCGGCGGCAACCCGTATCTGGGCGCGACGCTTGGCGGCATTCTGACCCACCCGGCGCTCACCAACGCCTGGGGCGTGGCGGCGGGCTTTCACACCATGAACTTCTTCGGGATTGAAGTCGCGATGATTGG
This sequence is a window from Cronobacter sakazakii. Protein-coding genes within it:
- a CDS encoding carbohydrate porin, producing MIKKSTLALTLGLMAGTPAAFADSNMSSIEARLAALEQRLQAAEQRASAAETRAEAAERQAQALAAQQKAQPPVQPVAAQPAPQPATQTADNSGFEFHGYARSGLLMNDSAAKTQGGPSFTPAGETGGHVGRLGNEPDTYLEMNLEHKQTLANGATTRFKVMVADGQRSYNDWTASTSDLNVRQAFTELGHLPTFTGAFKDATVWAGKRFDRDNFDIHWIDSDVVFLAGTGAGIYDMRWSDNTRSNFSLYGRTFGDIENSENTAQNYILTLNNYVGPVQLMVSGMRAKDNEDRVDIEGNRVKKDAAEDGVHALLGLHNDSFYGLREGSSKTALLYGHGLGAEVKSIGSDGALLPQADTWRLATYGMTPLGGGWHIAPAVLAQSSKDRYVKGDSYQWATANLRLIQEINQNFELQYEGSYQYMDLRPKGYNDRNAVSGNFYKLTFAPTLKAGDVGEFLKRPELRLFATWMDWDHRLDNYASKDAFGSTGFTAGGEWNFGVQMETWF